The genomic segment CGGCATAATACCTCGATCAGTCTCTTGAGCGCATTTGGAAAAGCCATTGACTGTTTCAACTGCCTTTCTGATAATTACATCAAGCCGGGAGGAAGACCAAGACCGCCAGCCATTTTCTGCATCTCTTGTGCAACCATTTCATCAACTCGATGAAATGCTTCATTGACCGCTGCAATGATCAAATCTTCAAGCATTTCACGGTTCTCCTCAGATATAACTTCCGGATCTATCTGAATTGACACCAGATTTTTCTGGCCGTTGGCAATAACCTTTATCGCACCACCACCGCTAGTACTCTCAACAGTTCTTTTTGCAATTTCTTCCTGAAGCCTGCTCATATCCGCCTGGGCTTTTTGCAGTTGTTTCATCATTTTGGCCATACCACCATTGGACATTATTCTCCAACTCCTTTCAATCGGAATCTATTAATTCACCACCAAATAGTTTTACAGCATCTTCAGCGCTTGTTGATTTTTTTACAGCCTCTGATACCTTCCTGTCAGAAATCTTTTCGCTAATATCTTTTTCAGCTGTATTCTCTGTTTCCTCTGTCAATATTGCTTTAATATGAACAGATTTACGGCAGAACGCAGAGAGCGCATCTTCAACCAATTTACGATGAGCATCACCCATTATTCGCTCCCGGTGAATAGCATATTCAGGTTTATATGACAGAGAAATCAAATGTCCTTTAAAATCTTCTATTTCTGCCGGTTCCAACCAGGCCGCAGTACTCTTCTGTTTTCTTTTTAATTGATGAACTATTTCGGGCCAGGCCTCTCTCAATTTATTAAGATTTTCGGTAAGATCAGGAGTAGCTGTTTTTTCAGTTGAATTTTCATTTGAGATATAAGCAACCTCAGGTATTTTGCCAAGGTCAGTATCCGAAGAACTTACCGGGGGCTCCTCTGAAAGTTTGGTACTTTCCATTTTGTCCCGGGATGAAACTTGCTCCACTCTCCCATGTAGAAGCCTGATTAGCCGGATCAGGGCAACTTCAAGAATATACTGCGGAAAATGAGCATGCCGAAGTTCTCCTCCTACCATATGAAGCATCTCTATAACATCTAAAATCGATTGGCGGGACAATCGTTTTTTATTAACGTGAATAATATCTTCGAACCCATACATACTTACGACTGTTTTTTTATCTTCTTTTTCATCTGCCAAAAGCATCCTGCTAAATACAAAAATTAAATCGCGAATAAGCAGCTGTAGATCACGGCCGCTGTATACAATATTTTCAAGAGACTCCAAGCCGGTATCCAGATTGTCGTTTACCAAAGATTCAACCAGAGTCCTGATTGTTTCAACCCTGGTGGAACCGGTAACGGCACGAACATGATCAGCGGTAATTCGTTCTTCTCCGTATGCAGCAGATTGT from the Bacillota bacterium genome contains:
- a CDS encoding YbaB/EbfC family nucleoid-associated protein: MSNGGMAKMMKQLQKAQADMSRLQEEIAKRTVESTSGGGAIKVIANGQKNLVSIQIDPEVISEENREMLEDLIIAAVNEAFHRVDEMVAQEMQKMAGGLGLPPGLM
- the dnaX gene encoding DNA polymerase III subunit gamma/tau; this encodes MDKVPYLSLYRRQRPMTFAEMTGQEHITRTLSNALRRDNLAHAYLFCGPRGTGKTTAAKILSRAMNCEKYPVAEPCGQCVTCKNILAGVSIDVIEMDAASNRGIDEIRELRERTRFASGECRYKVYIIDEAHMLTPEACNAFLKTLEEPPQNVVFILATTDPSRLPSTIVSRCQRFDFHLLSLEQIKTRLLQILELEKWKAEDDALILISRLADGSLRDALGILEQSAAYGEERITADHVRAVTGSTRVETIRTLVESLVNDNLDTGLESLENIVYSGRDLQLLIRDLIFVFSRMLLADEKEDKKTVVSMYGFEDIIHVNKKRLSRQSILDVIEMLHMVGGELRHAHFPQYILEVALIRLIRLLHGRVEQVSSRDKMESTKLSEEPPVSSSDTDLGKIPEVAYISNENSTEKTATPDLTENLNKLREAWPEIVHQLKRKQKSTAAWLEPAEIEDFKGHLISLSYKPEYAIHRERIMGDAHRKLVEDALSAFCRKSVHIKAILTEETENTAEKDISEKISDRKVSEAVKKSTSAEDAVKLFGGELIDSD